In the Ranitomeya imitator isolate aRanImi1 chromosome 2, aRanImi1.pri, whole genome shotgun sequence genome, ttttgttgattggcagctatcacacatttatctgcatgcgtttaaaaaacgcaaacgcatgtaaacacgtcaaaacgccgcgtttttttcaccacatgcaaaaacgcatgcgtcaaaaaaacgcagcgtttgcacgcgtttacatgcgttttttcaccatgcgtttttttaaaaaaacgcatgcgttttgaaacgcaagtgtgaaaccagcctaagacgacCTCCTCTGGAGTAGTTGGAATCGAAAAAGCTAAAAACTATCCAAGACCTGTGCATCAAATTAATGGCGTCATTTGTGTCTTCTGTAGCTCTATTATCGCTGGGTTGGCCGTTTTGACATATTCACAAACTGCAAGTCTTTTGGAGTTATCTCTCAAAACCCATATAGTCCAAGAAATTAAATTAATTTTTACACCCATTTTCTGAAACGATGAATAAGAGAAACTATCCTTGTCAGTGCTGCACAGTCCAGATATTTTATCCTTATTGAACTCCAAACATTAGCACATCTGCACATCAGATATACCTTCACCTCCCCCCCAACCCTACCGATAAACAATCCCCAGTATAAACCTATCCTTACCAGTAAGGGGCAAGATACAAAACCACTTACAACCATTTGGTGCATTCTCCAGCAATAAATAGAAACATATCAGAATATTCTGAATCTGATGTCTTCAAATCAGAGCCCGCCACACAATCAAAAGGGATAACTTGCGCATAAGCTGAGATAAAGAAAATAGCACATTGAAATGCAATCTTCTCAGTGAACCTGGCAGGAATGGAGTATATACAGATAAAATTAGAGTACTAAATATTTAAGCCACAAAGCCAGAATTTctctaagggctcatctccacttgtgaggaaaacggacgagtgcaatccgataaaaaatcggattgcactcggaccaatgttaatcaataggtgacactccatttgcgattttttttcccagccgaaatcggactgagaaaaatctgtgtcggctgagaaaaaaatcgcagcatgctgcgtattgctgagattctcggacgagactcgccaatgcaagtcaatgggtgcgagaaaaaaaacgcatggaatacggaccatccgtattccatccgttttttacggataccttaccattctgtggcacagaacactgtaaatagtcctgtaaatgattgtataaaaatatttgcagagaaaaaaaacggattgcatacggatgtcatacggatgtaaaaacggatgatgcgattaaaaatcgcatgacactcgcatgacaatcgcacacgttagatcagttttttcggtccgtaaatcggaccgttttttctcacacaagtggagatgagccctaaaggACATAAATGGACTTAGAACTTTCCAGCTTGTGTATCCTCCTGTTGAATCTGACGTTCATGAGAGTCCAAACATCTCGGCGTGTCTTTTGGAGATTCAAAGAAGGAAGTAGAACCCAAAGCAACCACTCTCAATTTTGCAAGACAGAACATAGAGTATTACAACCCTAGTGCCTTCATTTTCTTATATCTAAGAACACTAACAAAGGACTCTGACTTAACCTTGCAATACAAGTCGTCAAGCTGCAACTTAGTTATTGAGCTCTTAGTAAATCTGCATTAACACTGAGTTTAGTGCTATTATGGGGGGCTAAGGAGGGTAGGAATTCAGGAGTGCCAGGTGACATTAATGGAATCTTGCTATAACTGACAGTTCCCAAGATGCAAGCCCATATAAGTATAGCTCCAACTTACTGGTTAAGTGGATATTTTGAGCAGTAAAGGACAACCATTTCTATTTAATTAATGGTCTTGTAATAACTCAAATTGTTGTAAATGCCCAAATGTAAAATTCCAAGAAATGCTTTAAAGTTTAGACTCAGATATGTGGATGCCATTCtgacaaatgtgattttttttttctttttcttagacAGTGAAGTCATATACAACAGTCAAAATCTGGGTTTTCAAGAAATATCTGAGGGTATGAGTCAAGTTGACCAGTCAGAACTCTCCAGTGGTCAGTCTGACCCAGATTTGCAGAACATGAAACGGTATATTTGTCCAGACTGTGGAAAATATTTTTTTCGTCTATCGCATTTCACTATTCATCggcgaattcacacaggggagaaaccatatgtgtgctcagaatgtggaaagaGCTTTTCTTGCAATTCCTATTTGGTTAAGCACCAAAGGagccacactggggagaagccgttTGCCTGCTCAGAGTGCGGAAAGTGTTTTAATCAAAGTTCTAACCtcttcaaacaccagaaaactcacacTGGAGACAAACCATTTATGTGCTCTTTATGTGGGAAATGCTTCACCCAAAAATCACATCTGGCCATCCACCAGATTATCCACACTGGGGAGAAAAGGTTCAATTGTCCAGAGTGTGGAAAGTGCTTCAGCAACAATGCCAGGCTGGTTGCTCATATACGGGTCCACACAGGTGAAAAACCTTTTGGTTGTTCTCTATGCGACAAACGCTTCACACAGAAATCCCACCTGGTCAAACACCAAGTGGTTcatacaggagagaaaccatttgtGTGTGcccaatgtgggaagtgttttattaGTAACTCGCATCTTGTAATACACcaaagaatccacacaggagagaaaccattttcttgttcagaatgtggaaagaaGTTTACCCAAAAATCAGACCTGGTTCGCCATGGGAAAATCCACATAGGAGATAAACCATATTCATGTATGACATGTGGGAAACAGTTCCTTTGTAAGGCTTATTTAGTCCAACATCACAAAGTGCACAGAGTGGAGAAGGGAACATGATCTACATTGAAAaactgcaagaaataaagtctgtAAGAATTGGAATCTAATCACTGGACTCGGCACCTCTACCAATgtgagccactgagctcagtgattgactgcagctgtCATGTGCACTGTTAGGTTGAAAATTAGATGTCAAATCATCAACAAAGATGGGAGCAGCAGCTGAAAGTCAGCACTGTGCCTAGGACTAGTGGGGAGCTGGTCTGTTTATTATTTTATACATCTGCAAGCCTTTAACTATTAGTTTGTCCCAGACAAACACTTTAAAAATTACAACAACTTTACATTTTGAAATTAAAAGAACATTAAAATGAGCACAAAAGGTTTATATCTGTTGCTAAACCAAAGATAAAGGCAAGTGTACTATGCATAAGCGTCTGGCAAAACGTTCTTCCCAGCTGTGCTTGACCAACAAGAAAATAATTCTACCTAATGTCCTGCAATATTCACCCCGTGGAAGACAACAGCCCCATAAGGTTGATGCCAGATTTCCTTATCTTTAGCAATGAAAGATCTTTTTCTGACTCAATGTGTCTATCAGAATATATCTCTTGATCAATAACCCTCTCCTGCAATCTAGTAACCATAAGTTGCACTGTCATTACCCTTTGTAAGTATTTTAGTGAATTCACCATTACAAGTTCGCCTAGCAGAGGGTATCCATACTGCTCTTACTTAAAAGAATCCCCTTCTGTTTTGGTGTAGAAACACTTTTTCTATCccttaattgggggacacaggagaccATGGATGTATTTtgctgacactaggcaaaaaagTTGTCTCCTAGCAGGGTACACCAACCAACTGGCACAGGAGGCATACCGTATTTTTAGGTCTTTGTTCTCATGTGCTGTTATACCCCTTTTAATGCATCCTGTCACTCTCTTGTACCTTGGCAGCAGCTTCCTGTCAGAAGGTGCTACAGTTATCCTTAAGATTTCTATAATAAGGCCTTCCTATTCTGTTGCTTGTTGGCCTTCTACATAACAGAAAATGATTCACGTGTTCATTACTGAAGACGCCCAATTTCAGATCTACACATTTTTATGTATGCATATACCAAATCGGACTCTACTCTCATTGAGTACTTCTTAGGCAGTCCTACACGTGAACTAACCAGCCATCTAATAAATATAGGTGCGCCCTGAGTCTCTGCTGATGGCAGATGCGTTTTGGGTTTATGTTCTCACCAGGAAATAGCCTCTTCACAGGTGTCTGGCAGTGGTTTACTATTGATAACAAGCATACTTGGACAagctgagtgtgcatgtgtatcgGGGAATAGCTGTCAGCAGCACACAAACTATCTAAGGCCTAATTCAGAACTCTGAGgattttttgcatacaagaaaaaatAGACTGTTTCCTATATGGTTTTCCTCATTTGaaaaattaatagtgatgagcgaacgtactcgTGTAAGGTGTTACCGACCCCGACGACTCTTTAATACACAAGGGCACAATTTTAGCCGAGAAAGCCATGGACTGACACGTCGGATGGTGAGAACAATGTGATCGCCATTTTGAAATcagacatgcgcaatcaacatcttGTGTGACCATTAGTCGGCTGGTGCTCCCGTACACATTGGACTAGTGAACCAGCTGATAGGTTCGACCAACGGTACAATCAGCTGGTTCAGCCAAAAGTAGTCCAATATGTATGGGGGCCTGTGAGGATGTGGGTTATaatatcacctaggcaggttaacgctgcaactattttttattccatacatccatggttgtacaacaaatccaggtagatggcaaAAATATCATGTCCTTAGTCCACAACTTCCCAATCTGAGATCAGTAGTTTCCCTGGCCCCGTAACAggtgatacccactgtctcccaacttttggttggcccacagatttcgtatctccagccggtatagtgtgcagtcacaaCCTATGTTCCTCCAGATGATGGATATCATGACCGGAGCTCATGGATACCCTTCAGCCATCAATcaatctccaaaactccatagatcattcatccatccatcccagcTTTGAACCTCTCCCTTCGACGTCCTTCCAACAACTGCCTGATTCAACCCTGTCTCTTTTTTTCCTCTACCCCCTTAAACATTTTTCTTTAGTGTGCAGAATAATGCATATTCCATCACCTGGCTTGCATGTGAGACCCCATGTGGTGACCGCTCCCCTGGGTCTACTATCTCCATCCGCACAATGGGCCTAGGATGGTCGAACAATGGATTGATAGgatgattgctttacatttacccTTCGCAATCTACTGTCTAACCTTAGGTTAACATAAGTTCTAACCTGctgtcttcctctgcttactgtcactgaatgtaaACATCcattcctgaggatgaactgacgagcaagaaaatatctaataaaacacaacataaccgatgctccgtgctggaaaaagtctccGCTTTATGTGCATTTCTCctataggcctctttcacatttccgtcggtacgggcccgttgcaatgcgtcgtaccgacggacgttatgaattctttgcacgacgtgggcagcggatgcagttttttgacgcatccccTGCCCATTTTGCAGTccagggaggagggagcggagtttcggccacgcatgcgcggtcgaaaatggcggacgcgacacacaaaaaaagttacattgaacgtttttttgtgacggtctgccaaaacacgacggatccgacgtgttgcgatccgtcgctaatacaagtttatgggcaaaaaacgcattctgcgagcacatttgcaggatccgttttttgcctaaATGACAGATTGCGGCGGATTGCAAATGACGGaactgtgaaagaggcctaagtggccATATCCTCACGGCCTTTAAAGGGTTGTTTACTTTTGCAAGCAAGCAATTGTCTTTTGGAGTAAGCTGGATAATGAGGAATATAATcttttatttattgtatttataaATTTTATTTTGCTGTGAACTTTTTGCTACATAATTTTACGTTTTACTAGTattgtttatgcttttttttttaccattttaatggataatctttttttttttttcaaacctacCAATTTATAAATATTTGGTTGTGAAAAATGTAGTTACCTCCTATGTACACATAACATCGTGTTATTCTCCAAATAGCCTTTAAAAAATACAAACCTTAAACTATGGATATTATTTCTATTTTCCATAACCTGTATAATAAACTTACCTTTTTCTATAGTTTCagcttttctctttttttgtctttTATCTTTTGTATCACAACTTTATCAAATGCATACAAATTAGGTTAGGCAATTGTACAAGTGATAGAAGTAATTTTAAAATCCCCTGTGCAGTACATTGTACAGtaaaaccttaaggtaccttcacactaaacgacgctgcagcgatccagacaacgatctggatcgctgcagcgtcgctgtttggtcgctggagagctgtcacacagaccgctctccagcgatcaacgatgccggtaaccagggtaaacatcgggttactaagcgcagggccgcgcttagtaacccgatgtttaccctggttaccatcctaaaagtaaaaaaaacaaacgcttcatacttaccttccgctgtctgtccccggcgctctgcttctctgtactggctgtgagcacagcggccggaaagcagagcggtgacgtcaccgctctgctttccggccgctgtgctcacagtgagtgcaggaaagcacagcgccggaggacagacagcagaaggtaagtatgtagtgtttgttttttctacttttaggatggtaaccagggtaaacatcgggttaactttttttcacaaaaaatttacttcagctccgatttgttttattttaccaagggtaacagcagaaaatggaccccaaaagttgttgtacaatttgtcctgagtacaccgataccccatatgtgggggtaaaccactgtttgggcgcatgacagagctcggaagcgaaggagcgccatttgacttttcaatgcaaaattgactggaatcgagatgggacaccatgttgcgtttggagagcccctgatgtgcctaaacattgaaaccccccacaagtgacaccattttggaaagtagaccccctaaggaacttatctagaggtgtggtgagcactttgacccaccaattgcttcacagaagtttataatgcagaaccgtaaaaataaaaaataatttttgtgaaaaaatatgattttttgcccccaattttttattttcccaagggtaagagaagaaattggaccccaaaagttgttgcacaatttgtcctgagtacgctgatacaccatatgtgggggtaaaccactgtttgggcgcatgggagagctcggaagggaaggaacgctgtttgacttttcaatgcaaaattgacaggaattgagatgggacgccatgttgcgtttgtagagccactgacgtgcctaaacattgaaaccccccacaagtgacaccattttggaaagtagaccccttaaggaacttatctagatgtgtggtgagcgctttgacccaccaaaggcttcacagaagtttttaatgtagagccgtaaaaataaaacaaaaattttttcccacaaaaattatttttagcccccagttttgtattttcccgagcgtaacaggagaaattggacaccaaaagttgttgtcctatgtgtcctgagtgcgctgataccccatatgtggggggaaccactgtttgggcgcatgggagggctcggaagggaaggagcgccatttggagtgcagacttagatggaatggtctgcaggtgtcacattgcgtttgcagagcccctaatgtacctaaacagtagaaaccccccacaagtgacaccattttggaaaatggaccccctaaggaacttatctagatgtgtggtgagcactttgacccaccaagggcttcacagaagtttataatgcagagccgtaaaaataaaacaaaatttttttccccacataaattattttctctatcgcctctcattgggggacacaggaaccatgggtgtatgctgctgccactaggaggctgacactatgcaaataaaaaagttagctcctcctctgcagtgtataccctaccgacaggaagtaggatat is a window encoding:
- the LOC138665418 gene encoding oocyte zinc finger protein XlCOF7.1-like, which encodes MNRNQSHVSEKILRLTLEIIYLLTGEDYGPMKKSNKQLETLSLIMENPYFSLINNKQKILDLTRRVIHLLTGEVPIRCQDFTVCFSMEEWDYIEGHKDQYKDVIMETPETLTSLERSSKKSIPERCPRSNKKSIPRICPRSSKKRIPESCPSPVYLQDSVKNDMSHGYSEENLNIIVVDIAPKTEPEDKMNIKEEDVDVCLHADSEVIYNSQNLGFQEISEGMSQVDQSELSSGQSDPDLQNMKRYICPDCGKYFFRLSHFTIHRRIHTGEKPYVCSECGKSFSCNSYLVKHQRSHTGEKPFACSECGKCFNQSSNLFKHQKTHTGDKPFMCSLCGKCFTQKSHLAIHQIIHTGEKRFNCPECGKCFSNNARLVAHIRVHTGEKPFGCSLCDKRFTQKSHLVKHQVVHTGEKPFVCAQCGKCFISNSHLVIHQRIHTGEKPFSCSECGKKFTQKSDLVRHGKIHIGDKPYSCMTCGKQFLCKAYLVQHHKVHRVEKGT